A region of the Fischerella sp. PCC 9605 genome:
CCCTTTCTCTGGTTTATTCTGGCAGTAGACGTAGTCAAAATCGCAGTAGCAAAATTGGGATTTTCTCCTAGTATTGCCTTTATATTATTGACGCTGGTGATTTTAGGCAGCACTATCAACATCCCTTTGTACCGTACCCAATCTACAGTTGCTGTTGCAGATAACTTTGTCGATCTGTGGTTAAAGGAGTTTTGGGGCATTCCCCTCAGAAAAGTACAACGTTCGACTGTGGTAGCTCTCAATGTTGGCGGTGGCTTAATTCCCGTATTGCTAGCATTGTATCAATTTACGCAAGGAAATGCCCTAGCTATTTTGTTAGTGACTGCGATCGTCACAGCCGTTAGCTACTATGCATCGCGGGTAGTGCCAGGAATAGGTATCCAGATGAATCCATTACTAGCTCCCCTAACAGCTGCTGTGTCTGCCATGTTAATAGCTCCT
Encoded here:
- a CDS encoding DUF1614 domain-containing protein; its protein translation is MIYLPVSLLLFLLLLLLVPFLWFILAVDVVKIAVAKLGFSPSIAFILLTLVILGSTINIPLYRTQSTVAVADNFVDLWLKEFWGIPLRKVQRSTVVALNVGGGLIPVLLALYQFTQGNALAILLVTAIVTAVSYYASRVVPGIGIQMNPLLAPLTAAVSAMLIAPVHAAPVAFAGGILGTLIGADLLHLKDIIAKSSGVLSIGGAGVFDGIALCGLFALLLS